The following coding sequences are from one Negativicoccus succinicivorans window:
- a CDS encoding Dps family protein yields MKNAKSVNQYLADLALWNIKLHNLHFNVEGIPFKAIHEFLEEIYDEAFEYYDAVAELMKQQGELPVVTAKEYLKIASLKEIESKPYAVKETLEILLGDLELMRDEALKIREEADKEDNFLLANMMEDHVEFYALKIWFTRAFLTK; encoded by the coding sequence ATGAAAAACGCAAAATCTGTAAACCAGTATTTGGCTGACTTGGCTCTTTGGAACATTAAACTTCACAACCTGCATTTCAACGTCGAAGGAATTCCGTTCAAAGCCATCCACGAATTCCTGGAAGAGATTTACGATGAAGCATTTGAATACTATGATGCGGTTGCCGAACTCATGAAACAACAGGGAGAACTCCCGGTTGTTACCGCCAAAGAATATCTGAAGATCGCCAGCCTCAAAGAAATCGAATCGAAACCGTATGCGGTGAAAGAAACTCTCGAAATCCTTTTGGGCGACTTGGAGCTCATGCGCGATGAAGCATTGAAGATTCGTGAAGAAGCGGACAAAGAAGACAACTTCCTCTTGGCTAACATGATGGAGGATCATGTTGAATTCTATGCGCTGAAGATTTGGTTCACGCGCGCTTTCTTGACAAAATAA
- a CDS encoding LPO_1073/Vpar_1526 family protein, whose protein sequence is MVSYLVILLVALAFLLVCRLFFYKPAPRRRAPYVPQASRRRHAQEKVVRERLQTQSEPAWSSSTVDTTVVQSADAPSVVKEGQETRELPRLSPTAESEPGRDELAQTQIVNRENLKELVQSATKPEPATATAGAVREKEPVQQLAAAPEITDTLEDAQSLLRRQVRHFLVRYATISPDMADDVERVTALAFAKLGDVDDSEIQDMIAHIMVQEALQNAQRVYVMTPDDTVLEMVTDAFAEVALGERAETQTLLAYDALAAMTHLEQGHYRILALLLLFHYSRHADNISAAAFRRYSKKYVQPLLQDLPTEYSYYQQLEYLRCTSMARKDLPLGQVLRESYPYFFSYMGFTKEELASALGGERLPAQYLVRSAYGDYYKLAVTDAGELPDFFRTVNITDEATRNQLTELMQSRPVVYERSAVTKVLRTVSPTLARLADAWDSSMMRRSAPTLLGMYIGKLYLKEEIQEDFDLSRWL, encoded by the coding sequence ATGGTTTCGTATTTGGTAATTCTTTTGGTCGCTTTGGCCTTTTTATTGGTATGTCGTCTTTTCTTTTACAAGCCCGCGCCGCGCCGACGCGCTCCGTATGTACCGCAAGCGTCACGTCGTCGGCATGCGCAGGAAAAAGTGGTGCGCGAACGTCTGCAGACGCAGTCTGAACCGGCTTGGTCGTCGAGCACGGTCGATACCACCGTGGTTCAATCCGCGGACGCACCGTCGGTTGTCAAAGAGGGGCAGGAAACCCGCGAATTGCCGCGCCTTTCCCCGACCGCTGAAAGTGAACCGGGACGGGACGAATTGGCGCAAACGCAAATTGTCAATCGCGAAAACTTAAAGGAACTCGTGCAAAGCGCGACGAAGCCGGAACCGGCGACGGCGACGGCGGGCGCAGTACGTGAAAAAGAGCCCGTACAGCAGCTCGCAGCGGCGCCTGAAATTACCGATACATTGGAAGACGCGCAGTCGTTATTGCGTCGGCAGGTGCGTCATTTTCTGGTGCGGTATGCGACCATCAGTCCGGATATGGCGGACGATGTGGAGCGTGTGACGGCGTTGGCGTTTGCCAAGTTGGGTGACGTGGACGACAGCGAGATCCAAGATATGATCGCCCATATTATGGTGCAGGAAGCGTTGCAAAATGCGCAACGCGTCTATGTTATGACTCCGGATGATACCGTTTTGGAAATGGTCACCGACGCCTTTGCCGAAGTGGCTTTGGGAGAACGCGCCGAAACGCAGACCTTATTGGCGTACGATGCCTTGGCGGCGATGACGCATTTGGAGCAGGGTCATTACCGCATCTTGGCGTTGCTGCTTTTGTTCCATTACTCGCGTCACGCGGATAATATCAGCGCGGCGGCATTTCGCCGTTACTCGAAAAAATATGTGCAGCCCTTACTGCAGGATTTGCCGACGGAGTACAGCTACTATCAGCAACTTGAATATTTGCGTTGTACCAGCATGGCGCGCAAGGATTTGCCGCTCGGACAGGTGTTGCGCGAATCGTATCCGTACTTCTTCAGCTACATGGGTTTTACTAAAGAAGAATTGGCGTCCGCGCTCGGCGGCGAACGTTTGCCGGCGCAATACCTCGTGCGCTCGGCGTACGGCGATTACTATAAGCTGGCGGTCACCGATGCCGGCGAATTGCCCGACTTTTTCCGGACAGTCAATATTACCGATGAAGCCACGCGCAACCAACTGACAGAGCTGATGCAATCGCGACCTGTCGTATATGAACGGAGCGCGGTGACCAAAGTGCTGCGGACCGTGTCGCCGACCCTGGCACGGCTCGCCGACGCGTGGGACAGCAGCATGATGCGCCGCTCCGCGCCGACACTTTTAGGCATGTATATCGGCAAACTTTATTTGAAAGAAGAAATTCAGGAAGATTTTGATCTGTCACGCTGGCTATAA
- a CDS encoding CCA tRNA nucleotidyltransferase, with amino-acid sequence MGGCVRDTLLERAPHDWDITTAATPDEVERVFADPPFRVVGTVGRAFGVSLVECAGVTYEVATFRGEEYGADSHRPEKVYYAKHLADDLARRDFTVNAMAFRSDGTLIDPYDGRKDLKKKRLQTVGVPEERFREDALRLFRACRFIAQLGFRPTRELCAAMPQAFSRVAGLSLERVRTELDRLLVAPYAGRGLDLFVRSGLAEQSCRVREQGIDKTVAILPELSHLPETPQGRFHAYDAWLHTLVVVEHSPATLVARYAALFHDVAKGLPGIRGFHKGDITDYGHDVRSAEMAKAALTRLQYPATMVKRVEFLVANHMKYHQYANTANANVRRWLRQLARSGAFRTTVELTEAMDELNDLCAADVIGCGRPLSATDGHRAFGGAVRAELTTMPVHTRDLRYDQSLPKRYGKDTATLLKVLRQRVQDGNLTNEPEALRLAAERYRLRQERNAHDEGTSEE; translated from the coding sequence GTGGGCGGATGCGTGCGCGATACATTGCTCGAGCGCGCGCCGCACGACTGGGATATCACGACGGCCGCCACTCCGGACGAAGTGGAGCGAGTGTTTGCCGACCCGCCGTTTCGAGTGGTCGGAACGGTGGGTCGCGCATTCGGCGTGTCCCTGGTCGAATGTGCGGGCGTAACCTATGAGGTCGCCACTTTCCGCGGGGAAGAATACGGAGCGGACAGTCACCGTCCGGAAAAAGTGTACTACGCCAAGCATTTGGCGGATGACCTGGCGCGGCGTGATTTTACCGTCAACGCCATGGCGTTTCGTTCCGACGGCACATTGATTGACCCTTATGACGGTCGCAAGGATTTGAAGAAAAAACGCTTGCAAACCGTCGGTGTTCCCGAAGAACGTTTTCGGGAAGACGCCTTGCGCTTGTTCCGCGCCTGCCGCTTTATCGCGCAGCTCGGATTTCGCCCGACGCGTGAATTGTGCGCGGCGATGCCGCAGGCGTTTTCGCGGGTCGCGGGACTTTCGCTGGAGCGCGTGCGCACCGAACTCGATCGGTTGCTGGTCGCGCCGTATGCCGGCCGCGGTTTGGATCTTTTCGTTCGCTCGGGATTGGCGGAGCAATCGTGTCGGGTACGCGAACAGGGAATCGATAAAACGGTTGCGATTTTACCGGAATTGAGTCATTTGCCCGAAACGCCGCAGGGACGTTTTCACGCCTACGACGCGTGGTTGCATACGCTGGTCGTTGTGGAGCACAGTCCCGCTACATTGGTGGCGCGCTATGCGGCGCTTTTCCATGACGTGGCGAAAGGCTTGCCCGGTATCCGCGGCTTTCATAAAGGCGATATTACCGATTACGGGCATGATGTGCGCAGCGCCGAAATGGCCAAAGCGGCGCTGACTCGTTTGCAATATCCGGCGACTATGGTAAAGCGTGTCGAGTTTTTAGTCGCTAATCATATGAAATATCATCAATACGCCAACACGGCGAACGCGAATGTGCGGCGTTGGCTGCGCCAATTGGCCCGCTCGGGAGCATTTCGTACCACGGTCGAACTGACCGAGGCGATGGACGAACTAAATGATCTGTGCGCGGCGGATGTGATCGGCTGCGGTCGGCCGCTCAGCGCTACCGACGGTCATCGCGCATTCGGCGGCGCGGTGCGTGCCGAGCTTACCACAATGCCGGTGCATACGCGAGACCTGCGGTACGATCAATCATTACCGAAACGTTATGGAAAAGACACGGCAACACTGTTGAAAGTTTTGCGCCAACGGGTGCAGGACGGAAATTTGACCAATGAGCCGGAAGCGTTGAGACTCGCCGCTGAGCGATACAGACTGAGGCAGGAAAGGAATGCGCATGACGAAGGAACGAGTGAGGAGTAA
- a CDS encoding LarC family nickel insertion protein → MEQALYLDPVSGISGNMFVGTLLDLGVPRIWLTNELQKLGLDDYELIFEKVNKRGITATYFNVDVKETTTHRHLPDILTILARADWSGSAKQRAASIFWSLALAESRAHGIAPEDVHFHEVGAVDCIIDCALIALGLEYLDIDIVLTGPVATGSGTIRAAHGELSIPAPATRFLLQGFPTITGTPDYELTTPTGAAALATFAIPVEKRPSELVIDRVGYGAGTYDFVASNTLGGYYGQLLPVQRWQVPAPYIFGQNP, encoded by the coding sequence ATGGAGCAAGCATTGTACTTGGATCCCGTGAGTGGGATCAGCGGCAATATGTTTGTTGGGACGTTGCTTGATTTGGGAGTGCCACGGATTTGGCTGACCAATGAGTTACAAAAACTCGGCCTTGACGACTACGAGTTGATTTTTGAAAAGGTCAACAAGAGAGGCATCACGGCGACGTATTTTAACGTTGACGTAAAGGAAACAACCACGCATCGTCATTTACCGGATATTTTAACCATTTTGGCGCGTGCCGATTGGTCGGGGAGCGCGAAACAACGCGCGGCATCCATTTTCTGGTCACTGGCACTGGCGGAAAGCAGAGCCCATGGGATTGCGCCAGAGGACGTGCATTTTCATGAAGTCGGCGCGGTCGATTGCATTATCGATTGCGCGTTGATTGCGCTCGGTTTGGAATATTTGGACATCGATATTGTATTAACCGGGCCGGTGGCCACCGGTTCGGGTACGATTCGCGCGGCGCACGGCGAACTTTCGATTCCAGCACCCGCAACGCGATTTTTGTTGCAGGGGTTTCCGACGATCACCGGAACGCCCGACTATGAACTCACTACACCGACCGGTGCGGCGGCGCTTGCGACATTTGCCATTCCGGTAGAAAAACGTCCGTCTGAATTGGTGATTGATCGTGTCGGCTACGGCGCAGGGACGTATGATTTCGTTGCGTCCAATACATTGGGAGGCTACTACGGCCAGTTGTTGCCTGTGCAGCGCTGGCAGGTGCCGGCGCCCTACATTTTCGGCCAAAATCCTTGA
- a CDS encoding amino acid permease, protein MSIFRTKNLRSLLEEIAAQGEDRKLRRSLTALDITLLGLGVMIGTGIFVLTGIVAAEYAGPGLMLSFVLAAIVCTFVCLAYSELASFIPVAGSSYTYAYVSLGEIFGWLVGWSLILEYTVGASAVAGGWSAYFTSILADIGIHLPKVLTTVPAEGGLMNLPAMLIVGVVLFFLLRGIRESAGANRVLVFVKLGTIFLFLLLAGPHINPQNWTPFLPYGWAGVSAGTAVLFFSYLGFDSLSTAAEEARNPGRDMPIGIIAALTLTTLLYIAVSAVMTGVVPYPELDTAAPASFVLQKIGLRLGSAIIGTGAICGLSTVLLVMIYAQTRAFYAMSRDGLIPESLCRVHPVYRTPYRITLIVGTAVAFIAGFTPIHIVAEMCSAGTIFAFLCSCSGLLILRKRYPDVKRRFVCPAVWLIAPLGFFSCLYIFSQLSAHTLELFTAWFVLGVIIYFAYGRKHSNLNAVENESAQ, encoded by the coding sequence TTGTCTATTTTCCGCACTAAAAATCTGCGCAGTTTGCTGGAGGAAATCGCCGCGCAAGGCGAAGATCGCAAATTGCGGCGATCGCTGACGGCACTGGATATTACCCTACTGGGCTTAGGCGTTATGATCGGTACAGGCATCTTTGTTTTGACAGGCATCGTCGCCGCCGAATACGCGGGTCCCGGCTTGATGCTTTCCTTCGTGCTCGCCGCCATCGTCTGCACGTTCGTCTGCCTCGCTTACTCGGAACTCGCGTCGTTCATTCCGGTCGCGGGCTCGTCGTACACCTACGCGTATGTCTCACTCGGTGAAATTTTCGGCTGGCTCGTCGGCTGGTCGCTTATTTTAGAGTACACTGTCGGCGCAAGCGCTGTGGCCGGCGGCTGGTCGGCCTATTTTACAAGTATTTTGGCGGACATCGGCATTCATTTGCCGAAAGTACTCACGACCGTTCCCGCCGAAGGCGGCCTGATGAACTTGCCCGCCATGTTGATCGTCGGCGTCGTTTTATTTTTCCTGCTGCGCGGCATTCGGGAAAGCGCCGGCGCTAACCGCGTGCTGGTCTTTGTCAAGCTGGGCACGATTTTCCTCTTCCTGCTCTTGGCGGGACCGCATATTAATCCGCAAAACTGGACTCCGTTCTTACCGTACGGCTGGGCAGGCGTATCCGCCGGTACTGCCGTGCTGTTTTTCTCGTACCTGGGATTTGATTCGCTTTCCACCGCGGCGGAAGAAGCGCGCAATCCGGGTCGCGATATGCCAATCGGCATTATCGCCGCGCTGACACTGACCACGCTTTTGTACATCGCCGTCAGTGCCGTCATGACCGGTGTCGTTCCGTATCCGGAACTCGACACCGCGGCCCCCGCCTCCTTTGTCTTGCAAAAAATCGGCTTGCGTCTCGGCTCGGCCATCATCGGCACCGGTGCCATTTGCGGCCTGTCGACCGTGCTCTTGGTCATGATCTATGCGCAAACCCGCGCCTTTTACGCGATGAGTCGCGACGGTCTGATTCCCGAATCATTGTGCCGTGTTCACCCCGTGTACCGCACGCCGTATCGCATTACATTAATCGTCGGAACAGCCGTGGCTTTCATCGCCGGCTTCACGCCGATTCATATCGTTGCCGAAATGTGCAGCGCCGGCACCATTTTCGCTTTTCTCTGCTCGTGCAGCGGATTGTTGATTTTGCGCAAACGCTATCCCGATGTAAAGCGGCGTTTCGTCTGTCCCGCCGTGTGGCTGATCGCGCCGCTCGGTTTTTTCTCCTGCCTCTACATATTTTCACAACTCTCCGCCCACACGCTGGAGCTTTTTACCGCGTGGTTTGTCCTGGGCGTGATCATTTACTTCGCTTACGGTCGCAAGCACAGTAATTTGAATGCCGTTGAAAATGAATCCGCGCAATAA
- the sdaAA gene encoding L-serine ammonia-lyase, iron-sulfur-dependent, subunit alpha gives MSSLRELWEQATAADQRVGDFVAAQEAAANEQPLVAVRHKMQDMLAAFRESAQTGISDGGSSPSGLTGGDALRMRDAAPHFLNGYAWRAATLGMGIAEANAKMRRIVACPTAGSCGILPAVVLTLAERLGSSDDDILRALFTAAGVGDVIAENAMIAGAVGGCQAECGTAIAMAGAAGIELCNGTTEQMDNAVALGLKNVLGLVCDPVGGLVEVPCVKRNAFHAVHSLVAIELALAGVKSAIPADEVISAMAEIGHMMPKSLRERSEAGLATTPTGKAWARKIREQ, from the coding sequence ATGAGCTCATTACGGGAATTATGGGAACAGGCGACAGCGGCCGATCAACGTGTCGGCGATTTTGTCGCGGCGCAGGAGGCGGCGGCCAATGAACAACCGTTGGTGGCGGTGCGGCACAAAATGCAGGATATGTTGGCCGCGTTTCGCGAGTCGGCCCAAACCGGCATCAGTGACGGCGGCAGTTCGCCGAGCGGTTTGACAGGTGGGGATGCCTTGCGCATGCGCGATGCGGCCCCGCATTTTTTGAACGGTTATGCCTGGCGCGCGGCGACGCTCGGCATGGGCATTGCGGAAGCCAACGCGAAAATGCGCCGCATTGTGGCGTGCCCGACTGCGGGTTCATGCGGCATTTTGCCGGCGGTCGTGTTGACGTTGGCGGAACGTTTGGGTAGTAGCGATGATGACATTTTACGCGCGTTATTCACGGCCGCGGGTGTCGGTGACGTTATTGCGGAAAACGCGATGATTGCCGGTGCCGTCGGCGGTTGTCAGGCGGAATGCGGAACGGCCATCGCCATGGCCGGTGCGGCCGGTATTGAATTATGCAATGGCACGACCGAGCAGATGGATAACGCGGTCGCGTTGGGACTGAAAAATGTATTGGGGCTGGTTTGCGATCCGGTCGGCGGCCTGGTCGAAGTGCCGTGCGTCAAACGCAATGCGTTTCATGCGGTGCACTCGTTGGTGGCGATCGAGTTGGCGTTGGCCGGTGTGAAAAGTGCGATACCTGCGGATGAAGTGATCAGCGCGATGGCGGAGATCGGACACATGATGCCCAAATCATTGCGTGAACGCAGCGAAGCGGGGCTTGCGACAACGCCTACGGGCAAAGCGTGGGCGCGCAAGATTCGCGAACAGTGA
- the sdaAB gene encoding L-serine ammonia-lyase, iron-sulfur-dependent subunit beta: protein MGVFDIIGPVMIGPSSSHTAGAARLGRLARYLLGESPIKAEITFYGSFAQTYRGHGTDRACVAGLLDWAPDDPRLRDALTMAPELGLQVTIAASAAETEHPNTVRFRLTGGSGKVRELMGVSTGGGRIRMREFDGYSVDLDGSSHTLLTRHNDRPGIVAFVSQILALQDINISAMRLFRQERKRLAMMFIETDTPVANATLAEIAAHPAIEVVRTFPPV, encoded by the coding sequence GTGGGAGTTTTTGACATCATCGGTCCGGTGATGATCGGGCCGTCGAGCTCGCATACGGCGGGCGCGGCGCGTTTAGGACGCTTGGCTCGATACTTATTGGGCGAATCGCCGATCAAGGCGGAGATTACTTTCTACGGTTCGTTTGCGCAAACGTATCGAGGACACGGGACGGACCGCGCCTGTGTGGCCGGACTCTTGGATTGGGCGCCGGATGACCCGCGCTTGCGCGATGCGTTGACGATGGCCCCCGAACTGGGGCTGCAGGTGACGATTGCGGCCTCTGCGGCGGAAACGGAACACCCGAATACGGTGCGCTTTCGTTTGACCGGTGGCAGCGGGAAAGTACGCGAATTGATGGGCGTATCCACCGGCGGCGGCCGGATTCGCATGCGTGAGTTTGACGGCTACTCGGTCGATTTGGACGGCTCCAGTCACACGCTTTTGACGCGGCATAACGATCGACCGGGCATCGTGGCCTTTGTTTCGCAAATTTTAGCACTCCAGGATATTAATATTTCGGCGATGCGCCTGTTTCGACAGGAACGCAAACGCCTGGCGATGATGTTTATTGAAACGGATACACCGGTCGCCAACGCGACGCTGGCGGAGATCGCGGCGCATCCGGCGATTGAAGTTGTGCGGACGTTTCCGCCGGTGTGA
- a CDS encoding flavodoxin, translating into MTTPLIVYFSKTGHSKQLARLAQRLVGGDLCELNLVARYPENYILSVMRSGASLIAGELPKLRQIPDSSAYREILLCYPLWWWELPTPVMRFLHDVDTAGKTIYPICSCGGGGLGKSVKRIRKLAPYAAVQKGIFIREADTNNKTAAESLAAYLAPLRR; encoded by the coding sequence ATGACTACCCCGCTGATTGTTTATTTTTCAAAAACCGGTCACTCCAAACAGCTCGCCCGTCTCGCCCAAAGGTTAGTCGGCGGTGATCTTTGCGAGTTGAACTTAGTCGCCCGCTATCCGGAAAACTATATTCTGAGCGTCATGCGTTCCGGCGCGAGCCTCATCGCGGGCGAGTTGCCGAAACTGCGTCAGATTCCCGATAGCAGCGCCTACCGTGAAATTCTTCTTTGCTATCCGCTGTGGTGGTGGGAACTTCCCACACCGGTCATGCGTTTTCTGCACGATGTCGACACGGCCGGCAAAACGATTTATCCGATTTGTTCCTGTGGCGGCGGCGGTCTCGGTAAATCTGTAAAGCGCATTCGCAAATTGGCGCCGTATGCCGCCGTGCAAAAAGGGATCTTTATTCGCGAAGCGGATACGAACAATAAAACCGCGGCAGAGTCCCTCGCCGCATACCTTGCTCCGCTGCGAAGATAA
- a CDS encoding nicotinate-nucleotide--dimethylbenzimidazole phosphoribosyltransferase: MAPRVKDYVFTSAAYPDPLHQLQLQKLGLQGALHYDFTLAQGLGLTLGLSLLDASLDMLNEMRTFGAVGVTVAEDGPGKGRQRKEVL; encoded by the coding sequence ATCGCGCCGCGGGTAAAAGACTACGTATTCACCTCGGCGGCATATCCCGATCCTCTGCACCAATTACAATTACAAAAATTGGGATTGCAGGGTGCGTTACATTATGATTTCACGTTGGCGCAAGGACTTGGCTTGACGTTGGGGTTGTCCCTGCTTGATGCATCACTTGATATGTTGAATGAAATGCGGACGTTTGGTGCCGTCGGTGTGACGGTGGCCGAAGACGGTCCGGGTAAAGGAAGGCAGCGAAAGGAAGTGCTCTGA